The Cryptomeria japonica chromosome 6, Sugi_1.0, whole genome shotgun sequence genomic interval CCTTTCCTTATATCCTTCCCTAATAACTCTTAGATatcttcttctcaagaatttaCTTGTTCTTTAATTTTTTTACAGCTCACTTAGGCATATTATGGTGTATTTAAAGCATATTAAGTGGTATATAATGGATATATGGGTCCAGAGCTGACCCAAATCTTATGTCTGGTAATGTGCAACCTCTTGTATGCTGCTGACATACAGCATTAGttttggttgttgatttctttttgtgctGTTGTTCTGCATTTTAGCATTTCACATTTTGCACTGTTTTCATTCTGTTACCAGTATTTTTAAGCATGCCATCAATGtcaacaaatttgatcacatttaaatttttttttttatactttTCTTTCTGCCTAGAGAATAGGTGTATAATGTGAAGTAAGGTCAAAAATTCTTTATTTTTGAACATAACGACTGGTCTATCTGAAGTAAGGTTAAAAATTCTTTATTTTGAACATAGCGACTGGTCTATCTTGAATTAGATGTTTTTTACACCTATAATCTTACATGTAACTACACGTGGCAACTATACTGAAGACTGATGAAGAATTCAAGCCAGAATGTCCTTTAGGTGCTCTCTTTAGGAGGCCAAAATCCTAGTTGAAAGTGAAACCATAGTGCTTTGCATGCGGTCCAATAAATTCCAAATTCTACTTACAAAAAAATGTTATTATGGCTCCCTTATCCTTGTATACATCCCTTATTTTAACTGAAGTTCACTGAATTTAATCAAAAAGAATGCTTCCTGGTCATTTCTTGTTTTCTTGATTTCTTATATTCATTGATTTTTTTACCAATGTGTCTGCAGTTTCATCCTGGGAACAATGTTGGACTGGGTAAAGACTATACCATATTTTCCTTAATTGATGGTCTTGTGAAGTTTGAGAAATATGGTCCAGACAAGAAAAAGGTGACATTCCAAGGGTGTTCTAATTGATTGTTCTTGTCTCTGCAAAATTACAGCTGCATTATTTATGACAAAGAATACATTTTAAAGATTTTGCTGCAAGTATATGGAATCTTTAACTCTATGGATGTTGCTTGTTGTAATGCCCAGGTGAGCGTTTATCCTCATATGGTTCAACCTGAAAATCTGAACAGCAGGAAGGTGAGGCAACGTGAGTATTATCGCCTTAGGCGGGAGCAGCAAAAGGCTAAAAAGATGCGTATTTCTTCTCCAGTACTCACATTAGCTTCAGCAGAATCAAAAGAACCATCTGTTGACAATGAAATTTGCTAGTTGCAAGTAAATTGTAGAGGTTTGGAACTTCCCTTTTCTTTTTCTGAACAAAACTGAGATCTTCCACATTCTGCCTTTGAGATTCAATGATTCTCAGTGAGGTTTACATTGCAATAGTCTAGTCCTTCAGCTGTTGGAAGGTTAATTTGAGAAACACTAATCTCATATTTTGTGCACCGATAATGGAAGTACATGGAGGAATGGGAGATTGAAAATTGACACCATTTGTTAAGCTTGTTACGGCTGATGACCTTAAAATGTATGTATTATGAAATTCCCTACAAATTTGATCCTTATCAGAAGTGTAATATATCTTCAACAAAGAGTTGTCTATCCACTTTACAAATGTGCTATAAAATGGATTTTGATAGTGGGAATTATTCTAAGAAGTCTTTAATGTAATATTATCTCCCAAGCAGAATCACAAATGAAGTATCATCAAAGAGATactaatttttgcttttatggtaTGGAAATGTCTGGGACAAGGCTGTGTAAAGCATTGATAACTAAGTTTCCAGTAGGTTTAGTCTTCCATGTGAATGATTTTAGAATCAATTGAATACCTTATAAAAATCCTAGCCGCCTTGGTAGGACAATTGGAAGTCTGGAACAATTATGTCGCTCTAGTGCTTTTGCTGCTTAGAATCAATTGAATACCTTATAAAAATCCTAGCCGCCTTGGTAGGACAATTGGAAGTCTGGAACAATTATGTCGCTCTAGTGCTTTTGAGTTTTGATTACGTTGTGATTTGTTTGTTGCACTGGCTGCTTGCTTATTAATTTCCAGTATATTTTCTGGAGCACAACCTTGTAAATAAGTCATAGGCTTGAGTTATGTGCCAATGACTGCAAAGTAGGCTTGAGTTATGTACCAATGACTGCAAAGCATCTTGAATAAGAGGATTGATGTAGTCTAAGTGTTTTGCGAACTCATAATTTTCCTTGTAGAAGACTTCTTGGTGCATAGAATATTGTTTATGCAAGGAAGATTGAGGACCTTCAGGGATCTTTGAGTCAACCATGTTAACCAACCATTCACAAtctcgcatatatatatatatatgccttgaTTAAGAGATCCATGAGTCTAAAGAGTTACGTTTTTCACTTGATCTTCTTGATAGCCAATTCTTCACATTAGTGAGCAAATATTAGAGATCTTCTAGGCATGTATTCTGGGGAGGACAAAACATAAGAGGCCTTAGTAGTTTTGTAGGCTTTTAGAGCacataatttttttgaaaagttagcgttcatataaaaaaaattcttgaaatttcctCCTAGTGAGGATACCTTATAACATGCTTTTTCTCTCTATCAAAATCTTCAAATGAAATTTGAACATTGTGGCTTTTGTATAACATGCTCTATCGCAAGCTTCAAATGCAACTTTGAACATTTCAACATAAGCAATTAATAAAATAGACATGTGCATTATATATTGAAGGCATTAATCACACTAAATTAATGTTCTAGGTTAatttagagagagagagtgaaAAGTTTGATCTTACCAACCATAAGTGGCCTCCAAAAGCCCAAAACCTAGCTATGAAGATCAGGAAGAGAAGGCCAAAGGTTGGAAAATCTTCATATTGGACTCGTATAAAGGTAGAAGTTTTCATTTTCcaccacatcttggccacaaaTCACCACTAGGGAGGGTTTGGCACAAAGAGGTGGACTAGATTTCCTCATGGGAGGAGGAATAACAGATCACCTAGCAACATGGGCAAAAATTTGAGCGCCAACAGTGTCAATGAccctatcaacaaccacaaaagtGAAAGTCCCCTCATCCCCAACCCTTGAAGCAAAAGGCGAATTAGAAACAACTCCCCCAATGGTAGCCACACAATTCTCAACTACTCCCATGGATGTCCTCGATGATGACACAACATCTCCCAATGAATCTTGAGATGATGTGAAGGTAAAGATGTTATCATCCAACGTAGATGCAACACTAGGTAAAAGAGCAACTCTAGGCGCACAAGCAAGTCAAGGCAAAAGAGTGCTAGCTTGTTGTAGGAAGCATAGGAGAAATCAACATGCCTGAGAAGGAGACTTTGTGTATGCAAGAGGGGGTTGGATGGAGCTAAGAGTGAAGCCATAATTTTTTAATCCTTTACAACAAATGTTATCTAGCACAAAAGTTAGACAATAGTGAAATTGCAACCACACTACTCCACAACAACCCACAAAATCAACTAATAGGCTAAACAACATCTAGCCTCACCCAAAATTTGTGTATGAGAAACATAACCATGTTTAGGATGACCTcttttccttctttgaagaatggTTTAGGACACCCCATTTTCGAAATCCTTAGATTCAGGGGAAAGGAGAGGAGAATCCTTCATTGTCACCTTGACCATTGCAAGTTTTTTTGTTGTTATTTATCTTTGAATCGctaattttttttctctttctagctCTATCTTTTGAGGTATCTAATCTGGTCATAactctctttttgtttcatgatgCCATTTGAATGTCTATGTTTGTgttgtcatattttcttgaggTAACAATGGTTTTTCTtaagtttttgattaagaaaaaacaggttttaagggatccgaaacccgcttacattacGAAAGATAGGCaataaagaaacaagacaaaacagctgcaaaagaccagcacaaaaaccagcagctaggacaaaaagacaacaaggagccaacaagaaattggcctcccaaacccaacattacatatcaattgaatacttttatagactcctcaactTTCTGAACCagaagcatcatcgccttggccgcttccctcagatcattgctctcctgTCTTAGCTGGATATCTTTCGATTTGGTCTCCATCTCAGTAGTGTTCTGCCTTGTCCTTCGCTTGGAAATTTGATGAGTGGAGCTGGAAGTTGGTacgtcttcaatgattaccaaattcttatcctgatttttcctctccaAGTGATCCACTAGTGCATTCATATTCTGTGATGAAACTTTTAGGACCtgaagactgtggttcatgaaacttttcagagccttctcagtGCGGGCAACTCgggtattgatattgtctttatcctcctcagtctgttctttcaaaattctgataacatcctccagatgtttcagatCCCCTTTGATCAGgtctttttccagccaatcctccatctcgactTCTTCCTCGGCTTCACTAGTTTTTCTTTAAGTTTATTCATGTTGTTTGACAAAGTTCCTTGTGGGTCTACATCTCGCACTTTTTCTTCTCATACACCCAAGGATAGTAAGATTTTTATAAACTAGAATACATACTATTcatatattattatatttgtttttcTTTGAATTTTGGACACACAAGATTTAAGAGAACACACCAAATCCTACCCGTGGAGGTCAAAAGACCATATTTGGGACTTGGCTAGTTTGGTAAGTTTGTAGCATTGACCTATTGTGTAAAATcaatgtggatacttctcttattcaACTGGATTATCTTTCTATTATTGGGTTTGATAATGTTGGCAAGGAGACCTTAGGTACAATTACCTTGCCTATTAAGATAGGTCCTATTATTTTACCTACCACTATTCATGCAATGGTTGATACTCTTAACATAtaatcttcttctaggtagaccttggattcatgctatgcaagaggttccttctactcttcatcacaaAATCAAGTTTAtctatgaaaatgagatgtatacttTGGAGTTAGATATTAACCTATAATGTTGTTTGCCCATGAACACACAATCTCAATCTTCTtcaattgcttcaattctttctccaatacaaacaaatacaccatctcctactaagaATACTCCTTCACCTAAAGAATTACTCCCAAAGGATGATTGGGGATCAGTAGACTTTACACCCTCCTTTATAGGAGAATACAACATTCTTCAGAATCAAGCCTCAAAGGAACCTAgtgtgtcatttgttcaagcttcttctaaatctagtCCAACCTCTTATTCTAACACATGTTTGGATATTGATTGGGGCTCTTTAAATTTCAATCCATTTCaacctaagagtgaaccctctccTCCTGACATTTCAACATCCACTAAAACTCCTAGACTTGATTTGGAATTTAACATTATG includes:
- the LOC131048041 gene encoding large ribosomal subunit protein bL27c isoform X2 encodes the protein MGTLIASSNLVGALKGLSLSSSSSSFFNGDKSIIVKQRLAFSFQLKTPLIIESAHKKGAGSTKNGRDSIGKRLGVKIYGDQVAKPGSIIIRQRGTKFHPGNNVGLGKDYTIFSLIDGLVKFEKYGPDKKKVSVYPHMVQPENLNSRKVRQREYYRLRREQQKAKKMRISSPVLTLASAESKEPSVDNEIC